The genomic segment AAGTATCTTAGCATAATGGTCGAAAATGGTCAAACATTTTGAATAGAGTTAGCCTCATAAAAAGAAAACGCGTTTTGCCGCGCTTTCTTAAGAACAATTATTCAAAAACAAGCTGCCATGTAACACCATATTTATCGGTAACCCACGCAACTTTTCGTAGCAATTCAACTGCCTCAGGTCCCATCATCACTGTTCCTTCTTTGGAAAGTTTGTCAAATAAATCATCAAATTCACTTTCCGTACTAGCGAAGTAAATCGTAGAAGTGGACCAACTGAAATCTGGTGAGGCGTTACTTGTCATGTCCATTACCATGAAGGCAGCATTTTTAATTTCAAAAGTGCCGTTTAATACTTTGCCAATGTCACCACCTTGTTCTGGTTTGGTGAAATAGGTAAGGGAGATTTTTTTTGCATCTGGAAAAGTTGCTAGATAGAAGTTCATGGCTTCTTCGGCATTACCGTTAAACGTTAAAAAAGTTGAAACGGGCTTTGCATGATTAAACATTTTCGTTACCTCCTTTTGATTTATTTCTAATATACCCGAAAGTGAAAGAGATTATGTGTTAAAATGGAGAAAAATGTGCGGAGGATAGATGATGAAGTATCCGATTATGTTAGATTTAACTGAAAAAAAAGTGGTGATTATCGGCGGTGGTAAGGTCGCACATCGCAAAGCCAAGGGATTAGTAGAGGTAGGTGCGGATGTGCTAGTGGTAGGTTTAACTGTTTTACAAGAGATAAAGGAGCTAGGTATTCAGGTTTTAGAAGAGTCTTACCGAAAAGAGCATCTTAATGGGGCTTTTCTAGTATTTATTTGTACGGATAATCGCGAAGTAAATCAAGCTGTTGCCGACGATGCTTCAGCTAATCAATTAGTCAACGATACGACTAATCAAGCGAATTCTGCTTTTTTTAATATGGCAACAGTGACGAAAAATGAGTTAGTCGTTGGGATTTCGACAGGTGGTGGAAATCCAAGTTATGCCAAAAAAGTAAAACTCGAAATAGCTAATCTAGTAGAAACACTAGAAACGGAAGAAATTGCTTATCGTGTCAAAAAGAATTAAACGAGAGCTAAAAACCAATCGGAAAAATGGTTTTTAGCTCTCGTTTGGTTTTAAGCAATGTTTCTTGTTTGAATGTCTTCTTGAAATGCAGCTTTTCCTTTTGCCGTCAATCTAGGATAAATCAAGCTCCATAAACAATCAAATGGGCTTTCTTTGGCATTAGTAAATGCTTCTTGATTAGGTGTCCAATATATTTTGATCATATTTAATACATCAATTAAAGCATTGATTTGTCCGGGAACTTCTTCTGGTAGCATATCACCATTTCGTTGTAAGTTTTGAAAAGCTACTTGTAATTTTTGTTTTCTTTTTTGAATGGCAGCGACTTGCACTTCGTATACTTTTGGACTAATAGATGCCAGTTCGCCGTAATGCGCGAAAAAGTAATCTTCTTGTTTTTGATGTGATACACCGAGTAAAAAGAAGTCATTTAGCTCAGAGATAGTCGTTGGCGTTGCTGGAACTTGAAAATTTTCATATTGGTCAATAATGACTGCTTCAATTAAATCTTCTTTTTTTTTGAAGTGATAGGTTAGGTTGCCGACACTGATGTTTAACTCATCGGCAATATTTCGAACGGAGACATTAGCATAGCCTTGTTCATGAAAAAGTTTAAAGGCCGTCTCGATAATTTCTTGTTTCGTATCTTTTTTCATATCAATAATCCCTCTTATCTAAATAAGCTATTTATTGACATTGTAGTACGGTTGTGCTAATCTGTCAACATAACAACTAGTACGATTGTGCTAAAAAGAGACATGAACCCAAAATAATAAGCTAAAGGAGTAAGAGAATATGACAATGAATAAGAAAACAATCATGATAACTGGTGGAAATTCAGGATTAGGTTTTGCGGCTGCTAAAATAATTGCGAGTAGATACAAAGATTATCAGCTCATCCTTGCTTGTCGGAATCTCGAAAAAGCAAATATGGCAGTAAATGAACTACAGAAAAGTACGGATAATCAGAATATCATTGCGATGGAATTGGATGTATCTTCGCTTCATTCTGTCAGAAAATTTGTTGCTAACTTTCAGGCGGCGGATTTAGGTTTATTAGACGGCATTTTGTGTAATGCAGGGATAAATGGAAATAATACTGGGCTTACAAAAGATGGCTTTGATGTCGTATTTGAGACAAACCATTTAGGACACTTTTTATTAACGAATTTGTTAGTTCCTTTTATGCGAGAAGACGGACGGATTGTGGTTGTGAGTAGTGATATGCACAATCCTCCAGGTGATAATTTAACCTGGCCAGGAGTTCCTGCTTTGGCGTATCCGTCTGAATCTTTAAATACTCATTTTATTCGTTATTCTTATTCGAAGCTATGTAATTTGTATTTCACGTATTCATTAGTAGAAAAATTAGCATATATGAAGTCGAAAATTACCGTGAATGCCTTTAATCCGGGATTGTTGACAACGACTAATTTTGCGCCGGATAAATCACGTTTTACGGAAGAATTTATGAAGCAAATCGAGGATCGTATCGGCACCTTAGAAGTATCAAGTGAAGCCTTAGCAAATTTGATGACGGATTCCAAATACGATTATGTTACTGGAAAATATTTTGATCGAGGTGTAGAAATCTTGTCTTCTCCATTATCTTATGATGAAAATAACCGAACTGAATTATGGAAGAAAAGCATTGCGTACACGGATTTAAAGGTCACGGAGACACTTCCTGAATTAGTAAAATAATGTTTGTAGCCTCTGTTTTTTAGCAGAGGTTTTTTTATTCTATTATATTGCTGTCTTTTCCCTTGCAAAATTTTACTATAGATTTTGGAATGTAAACGCTCTATCATGGAAGTATACTGAAAAACTTTTTAAGAGGGTGTTGAGCCAAATGTCTATTTTAGAAAAAATTAAAGATGCTGGCGTTGTTGGTTGTGGTGGAGCGGGTTTTCCGACGCATGCCAAGTTTAGTGGAGAAGTAGAATATTTAATTATTAATGCGGCTGAATGTGAACCGCTACTAAAAACCGATCATTTTGTGATGAGAAACCATGCAGTAGAAACGATTAAAGCAATTGAAATGGTTAAAAGCCAAGTAGGTGCGGAGTTTGCGGTGGTTGCAACGAAGCGTTACTACACAGAAGAAATTGCGGCATTACGAGCAGCAATTCAAGAATTAGATTCCAGTGTCACGATTCACGAGATGGATAATGTTTATCCGACTGGTGATGAGCAAGTAATGGTCTTTGAAGTAACTGGCCGCGTAGTACCACCAAGCGGGATTCCATTAATGGTTGGCTGTATTGTTTCGAATGTTTCGACGATGTGGAATGTGTTTCACGCGATTGATGACGATGCCCCGGTAATTCGAAAACAATTGACTGTTACTGGAGCAGTCGGCGAACCGAAGCTGTTAGATGTACCGGTGGGAACACCATTTGAAGTATGTTTAGCTGCGGCGGGTGGTACGAATTTATCCGAGTATTTATTTTTAGATGGCGGCCCGATGATGGGGAAATTAAATAATCAATCAAGTCTTGCTGAAAAAGTAGTAACGAAAACAACTTCTGGGTTGATTGTTACAGAGGATACCGGCTATTTGCATAAACTTCATTATCAAACTGTGGAACAAATTTTTAATGAAACAAAATCAGCATGTATTCAGTGTACGCTTTGCACGGATTTATGCCCGCGTAAACAGCTTGGGCACGATATTCATCCTCATAAAGTCATGCGTCATTTTGCGGTTGCGGAAGATATTTCGGCAATTAAAGATGATCCAATTTGGGAAGAAGCGATGATTTGTTGTGAGTGTGGAATTTGTGAAGTAATTGCTTGTCCAATGGGTCTGTCCCCGCGCCAAGTGAATATTCATGTGAAGAAAGAACTTTTAAAACAAGGAATTCGTTATCAAACCGACAAAAAAGAATTCACGCCTGATCCAATGCGTGAGTATAAAGCCATTGCCCCGAAAAATATTTTAATCAAAATGGGCTTGCAACAATATGCCGATATTCATTTAGAAAAAATGCACTATTTAGAAGTGGATGAAGTGTTTATTCCAATGAAAATGCACATTGGCGCGCCGTCCATTCCAGTTGTCAGTGAAGGTGATTTAGTAAAAAAAGGCGACTTAATTGCTAAAATTCCTGATACGGCTTTAGGTGCGAATATTCATGCAAGCATTGATGGCCAAATTATTCGTATTACCGAAGACAAAGT from the Listeria seeligeri serovar 1/2b str. SLCC3954 genome contains:
- a CDS encoding VOC family protein, yielding MFNHAKPVSTFLTFNGNAEEAMNFYLATFPDAKKISLTYFTKPEQGGDIGKVLNGTFEIKNAAFMVMDMTSNASPDFSWSTSTIYFASTESEFDDLFDKLSKEGTVMMGPEAVELLRKVAWVTDKYGVTWQLVFE
- a CDS encoding precorrin-2 dehydrogenase/sirohydrochlorin ferrochelatase family protein; protein product: MKYPIMLDLTEKKVVIIGGGKVAHRKAKGLVEVGADVLVVGLTVLQEIKELGIQVLEESYRKEHLNGAFLVFICTDNREVNQAVADDASANQLVNDTTNQANSAFFNMATVTKNELVVGISTGGGNPSYAKKVKLEIANLVETLETEEIAYRVKKN
- a CDS encoding TetR/AcrR family transcriptional regulator, with amino-acid sequence MKKDTKQEIIETAFKLFHEQGYANVSVRNIADELNISVGNLTYHFKKKEDLIEAVIIDQYENFQVPATPTTISELNDFFLLGVSHQKQEDYFFAHYGELASISPKVYEVQVAAIQKRKQKLQVAFQNLQRNGDMLPEEVPGQINALIDVLNMIKIYWTPNQEAFTNAKESPFDCLWSLIYPRLTAKGKAAFQEDIQTRNIA
- a CDS encoding SDR family NAD(P)-dependent oxidoreductase — its product is MTMNKKTIMITGGNSGLGFAAAKIIASRYKDYQLILACRNLEKANMAVNELQKSTDNQNIIAMELDVSSLHSVRKFVANFQAADLGLLDGILCNAGINGNNTGLTKDGFDVVFETNHLGHFLLTNLLVPFMREDGRIVVVSSDMHNPPGDNLTWPGVPALAYPSESLNTHFIRYSYSKLCNLYFTYSLVEKLAYMKSKITVNAFNPGLLTTTNFAPDKSRFTEEFMKQIEDRIGTLEVSSEALANLMTDSKYDYVTGKYFDRGVEILSSPLSYDENNRTELWKKSIAYTDLKVTETLPELVK
- a CDS encoding 4Fe-4S dicluster domain-containing protein, translating into MSQMSILEKIKDAGVVGCGGAGFPTHAKFSGEVEYLIINAAECEPLLKTDHFVMRNHAVETIKAIEMVKSQVGAEFAVVATKRYYTEEIAALRAAIQELDSSVTIHEMDNVYPTGDEQVMVFEVTGRVVPPSGIPLMVGCIVSNVSTMWNVFHAIDDDAPVIRKQLTVTGAVGEPKLLDVPVGTPFEVCLAAAGGTNLSEYLFLDGGPMMGKLNNQSSLAEKVVTKTTSGLIVTEDTGYLHKLHYQTVEQIFNETKSACIQCTLCTDLCPRKQLGHDIHPHKVMRHFAVAEDISAIKDDPIWEEAMICCECGICEVIACPMGLSPRQVNIHVKKELLKQGIRYQTDKKEFTPDPMREYKAIAPKNILIKMGLQQYADIHLEKMHYLEVDEVFIPMKMHIGAPSIPVVSEGDLVKKGDLIAKIPDTALGANIHASIDGQIIRITEDKVHIKKVMS